Proteins from a genomic interval of Scophthalmus maximus strain ysfricsl-2021 chromosome 22, ASM2237912v1, whole genome shotgun sequence:
- the LOC118292393 gene encoding uncharacterized protein LOC118292393 isoform X4 — MDHISLSCQVCLSKYSKVSDFKKHVRSKEHRQKMEEIFQKEKFSVPGFFPSIVFINPNKYDMKTPKIGLSLLTLCFSPEEQTFFYLCHICEEKCSHDKILYHLSTGDHCSSYFNYTNPNVLIFSWMPTMDMRVILRHELTKKVKENGPDSLQVLDLPAKLMKKFDTCTYSEVMHTLRKNGDVLKLLEVNSPKRAMIQSYQKDSERKHPLLGMQHLVECICENPPEKRYYLCTLCKLTLATNMIIRHVLSFDHIFCYFKVWHPSTLLRKECYSYNKSFTTLMLNLAKQTEEIHGTATSDMKQVSLEPAEFTSVNFTCYAEALKKLESITKDKDGSSLVTDINPGKKLEFRSQLIKVSAEPAEPLHHKIRCQDCSITFENVSQYMQHVSQRKHKEIYFKRFFPQMLEKVFKAVFHGSEQRGSFKLSLGLYDYVQEGLKQNQPVIGVPLVVACVSSQVQAEAIYVCFACEDCFPESSLKQHFESQKHLIHTLLYRNPWRLPFAWKDDLNVKALKSMAWEEDNERGAKQMLLMVLDIPYHIFQSLTPPSYQQVMKRLELHHTLLKNGVPQCETYRKFQTPEQNERFPLLGKCFLVMHSVCVRRHQLTEMGFLCLLCQRKLSEGEFYAHVFSWEHVKMFLDRFHPGSLNSNTDTDTLLDLAKQAAHIHPIQSVQEIKLDKPIWEPCTYLKTTYILASAKRRHGGAKLEIAITPRKRLFPRETLKEMGKDSVRDESQNSWMMDGSENKNNQNSTDNENTPKQISVELGSETLNKCCVGSEENADKGAHKEVPTPSEPESEKTSGVFSKTSPGVGKNAAGETCQRIKEEKKDEIIEEINKERMEELVEIKNEIKEEENVVELTITKPILEKESCQNTDNGDGAETGKQNGKDVLTQLKSCTYKEKKRKGNSMSENLQEDTCSNGDVGRERANKRQRLDLKEDASCEESQNMPSGGLRGVMTIDEGESGKPSHKTANKYKVSPKKQNQQEAQLWQFIKKTSREPVIGLGALLECNCDRRDPIYLCQCCSLKLLESNIVSHVTGFYHQKMYLMGLKKIQLGNQVMSKIKHLAALTEQYEGYGEAQVVNLDEKTYKNISKQGFDSAIKTAKALQAQQEGRHEPTLTSALPCAQPMHSSVTAHAQLDHCGTDNTQVVEMDIDSEDSSSVTAPMSVMTETTCKTTEVLPESNADDKMTCIKVPDNANTCPTGSRSIEDASFCVTKGSNAAGLHSDSTRDNSEEQITPITTMEPLQMETSSKIVGTSQTAAASGSTATTPTKSTAASSSKCAQDSTKSNVLKPTDTTFNCTRPNTSGKTTKKYTAACSKLTQATSASRASISNLKCATLTKPLESTTGAASKNTATSCKTVPNSQTGSTIVPGATGRTLHSEMASKFTAAFQTTVTNAVADAEAQTSVKSENTDVSANTVHMKNAMHGNAYVAPHIQKSHPTAAPHLTTATSVMSEHKNPPTELSNTPTTKIKPKENPHKVGLNQLITVTCENRQQVYCQLCSVRLRRSSHPSSISHQYKYVEKMYPGCPTKQLEESKWEKIVANLAEVEKDVGIPKVQRIEVTNDVYEELAALPEDKAIEKLNTMRKQTDLQVPSSSTDGPAEALRPKFAFNSPCDVSSSDDGIYLSQTETPGLLTNNQQDQDNICIPALNSEMKSIVKDEAAQGWTNEGLEANVRTPEPIPAHSIRDADIAATIKQEKFDPDEEAQAHVEDTPIIRSPVQVDKPHGCADPLATDSEESAAAVNTEQQNESTPSLKTEHVSTPEHSPPGPGQHNESPVLPSISAVTGEKSCSYLSRYLSVCGQDTETIIGLRSVWECRGISLSPFYLCESCKETLSTYDIQQHMLSPEHWAEYMLMDYPHFMDFWYYKDLRQEWKLTVLKGVAQRVSIRERHYKFEAQVILLGPELYERVQTAPFSEALQMVQNIRKEQEQSILCRPMSTAQQSNEQPEKPQIREESLPAEALRRGDNGAREKTETHHFGNETVMDGDLDGVERRTALSPLDVCNVPLKAGSLVSPAPGVGTCLVPQESCMELRPPVSLRHRPVKQEEVLSECESFHTVCPKSTQTLTLYVKDECTPTRKRPADASIETLVRHCTSNPQLERPLQDKNADGLRHSQPSPEPDPESSPDNAAVTSIPLSQNEKKTGPGSDNCSTSIVDFDALISLVKQVKSKINVSSCKSAPHNAETTTSRANTPSESVVERRPKNPPTTKSLKRMSTTAPAGQAPAGGTISPSVGTAVPSEVQHQTSVNAQNSFGNVSNLQARLTCVATNSNVGQASEPRGNTETDPTVFCLMPIKPIVSTRPDPTDQQIVRGFKRQDHSEVSRVIQDAHSSCTVETANPSNTLAASGAHGQYSQMAYLTNEYRGHLSSKTFAGYTTPGNPPAYTLGLYQQKGYAANGLYTGQLYQEQEARLRLQSFGHSLATPTPPGWQSQEMQQQQLQQQQQQQHLKQQEQQLQQQLQLQRQQQQEQQLQQQQQLQQQQRQQQQQRQQQQLQQQQLQQQQHQQYFSWTSATMAAPHGRVTNDGVYAGAAPFSVPGNNSQMPNNLNGYSTNRAVPTQTSNNITQNAYQVYIRPPTFYNPPYSQQ, encoded by the exons GTCTGTCTCAGCAAATACAGCAAGGTGTCTGATTTCAAGAAACATGTGCGCTCAAAGGAACATCGACAG aaaatggaagaaatctTCCAGAAAG AAAAGTTCAGTGTTCCTG GCTTCTTTCCCTCCATCGTTTTTATCAATCCAAACaaatatgacatgaaaacaCCCAAAATAG GCTTGTCTCTACTGACTCTATGTTTCAGTCCAGAAGAACAGACCTTTTTTTACCTGTGCCACATCTGTGAAGAAAAGTGTTCACATGACAAGATTTTATACCACCTCTCTACTGGTGACCATTGTAGCAGCTACTTT AACTACACCAACCCCAATGTACTGATTTTCTCCTGGATGCCCACCATGGACATGAGAGTCATTCTGAGGCATGAGCTCACAAAGAAAGTCAAGGAGAATGGGCCTGATTCACTACAG gtTTTGGATTTACCTGCAAAGTTAATGAAAAAGTTTGACACGTGTACCTACTCTGAAG TGATGCACACTCTCAGAAAAAATGGCGACGTTCTCAAGCTGCTTGAAG TTAACAGTCCAAAGAGGGCAATGATCCAATCATACCAAAAAGACAGCGAAAGAAAACATCCACTTCTtg GCATGCAGCACCTTGTTGAATGCATTTGTGAAAATCCGCCTGAGAAGAGATACTACCTCTGCACTCTCTGCAAACTAACTCTGGCCACAAACATGATCATCAGACATGTCCTGAGCTTTGACCACATCTTTTGTTACTTT AAAGTGTGGCACCCCTCTACTTTGCTGAGAAAGGAATGTTACAGTTACAACAAGTCCTTCACAACCTTGATGCTCAATCTAGCAAAGCAGACAGAAGAAATTCATGGAACCGCAACCTCTGATATGAAG CAAGTGAGCCTGGAGCCTGCTGAGTTCACATCAGTGAATTTCACTTGTTATGCAGAAG CCTTGAAGAAACTGGAATCCATCACAAAGGACAAGGACGGTAGCAGCTTGGTAACAGACATCAACCCAGGGAAAAAGCTGG AGTTTCGGTCACAGTTGATCAAAGTGTCAGCAGAGCCTGCAGAACCATTGCACCACAAAATACGCTGTCAg GACTGCAGCATAACCTTTGAGAATGTATCTCAATATATGCAACATgtgtcacagaggaaacacaaagag ATATATTTTAaacgttttttcccccagatGTTGGAGAAAGTCTTTAAAG cTGTTTTTCATGGTAGTGAACAAAGAG GATCTTTTAAATTGAGTCTGGGCTTATATGATTATGTCCAAGAGGGTTTGAAGCAAAATCAGCCAGTTATTG GTGTACCCCTGGTCGTGGCATGTGTGAGCTCTCAGGTTCAGGCAGAAGCTATTTATGTGTGCTTTGCTTGTGAGGACTGTTTCCCTGAGTCTTCTCTCAAGCAACACTTTGAAAGTCAAAAACATCTCATACACACATTG CTCTACCGGAATCCCTGGCGACTCCCTTTTGCCTGGAAGGACGATCTGAATGTGAAAGCCTTGAAGTCGATGGCGTGGGAAGAGGATAATGAAAGGGGAGCAAAGCAGATGTTGCTGATg GTTCTTGATATCCCATACCATATTTTTCAGAGCCTCACCCCACCTAGCTACCAGCAAG TGATGAAGAGACTTGAACTACACCACACTCTCTTAAAGAATGGAG TTCCACAGTGTGAAACATACAGGAAATTCCAAACTCCAGAACAAAATGAGAGATTTCCTCTACTTG GCAAATGTTTCCTGGtcatgcacagtgtgtgtgtaagaaggCATCAGCTCACAGAAATGGGAtttctgtgtttgctctgtcaGAGGAAGCTGTCTGAGGGTGAATTCTACGCTCATGTGTTCAGTTGGgaacatgttaaaatgtttctg gaccgCTTCCATCCAGGCTCGCTGAattcaaacactgacactgacacattaCTGGACTTGGCGAAACAGGCAGCACATATTCACCCCATTCAAAGTGTGCAG GAAATAAAGTTGGACAAGCCCATTTGGGAGCCGTGCACCTACCTcaaaa CAACATATATACTGGCATCTGCAAAAAGAAGACATGGGGGAGCAAAGCTTGAAATTGCCATTACACCTCGAAAGAGGCTGT TCCCCAGGGAAACTCTGAAAGAGATGGGCAAGGACAGTGTGAGAGATGAGAGTCAGAACAgctggatgatggatggatctGAAAACAAGAACAATCAAAATTCTACAGACAATGAGAACACCCCGAAACAGATTTCGGTAGAACTTGGCTCTGAAACCCTCAATAAATGCTGTGTAGGAAGTGAAGAAAATGCAGACAAGGGAGCCCACAAGGAAGTTCCTACTCCAAGTGAGCCAGAATCAGAGAAGACAAGTGGGGTGTTTTCAAAAACTAGTCCAGGTGTAGGAAAGAACGCAGCTGGGGAGACATGCCAGAGgataaaagaggagaaaaaggatgAGATAATTGAAGAGATTAACAAGGAGAGAATGGAGGAGTTGGTGGAGATAAAGAATGAgataaaggaggaagaaaatgtgGTCGAGCTTACAATTACAAAaccaattttggagaaagaaagcTGCCAGAACACAGACAACGGAGATGGAGCAgaaactggaaaacaaaacgGCAAAGATGTCTTGACACAGTTGAAGAGTTGCActtacaaagaaaagaaaagaaaaggaaacagcatGTCTGAAAATTTACAAGAGGACACATGTTCTAATGGGgatgtggggagagagagggcaaatAAAAGGCAGCGACTCGATTTGAAAGAAGATGCATCTTGTGAAGAATCCCAAAATATGCCAAGTGGTGGACTGAGGGGGGTGATGACCATCGACGAGGGAGAGAGTGGCAAGCCTAGTCACAAGACTGCCAACAAATATAAAG TGTCTCCTAAAAAGCAGAACCAACAAGAAGCTCAGCTGTGGCAGTTTATCAAGAAGACGAGCCGAGAGCCCGTGATcg GCTTAGGTGCACTTCTTGAATGCAATTGTGATCGACGTGACCCCATCTACCTCTGTCAGTGCTGCTCTCTGAAGCTCCTGGAAAGTAACATCGTCAGCCATGTTACTGGATTTTACCATCAGAAGATGTACCTAATG GGGTTAAAGAAAATCCAACTTGGGAACCAGGTGATGAGCAAGATCAAACATTTGGCTGCTTTGACTGAACAATATGAAGGATATGGAGAGGCTCAG GTTGTTAATCTGGATGAAAAGACTTACAAGAACATCTCAAAACAAGGCTTTGATTCAG CCATAAAGACTGCAAAGGCGCTTCAGGCTCAGCAGGAAGGCAGGCATGAACCCACTCTAACCTCAGCTTTGCCTTGTGCTCAACCTATGCACTCCTCAGTCACCGCTCACGCTCAACTTGATCACTGTGGGACTGATAACACCCAG gtGGTGGAGATGGATATTGATTCTGAAGACTCATCCTCAGTAACTGCACCCATGTCTGTAATGACTGAAACCACCTGCAAAACAACCGAAGTCCTTCCTGAATCAAATGCAGACGACAAAATGACATGCATCAAAGTTCCTGACAATGCTAACACCTGTCCGACTGGTTCCAGAAGTATTGAGGATGCAAGTTTTTGTGTGACAAAAGGTTCAAATGCTGCCGGTTTGCATTCTGATTCCACACGAGATAACTCTGAAGAGCAAATCACTCCAATCACAACTATGGAACCATTACAAATGGAAACCTCTTCCAAAATAGTGGGGACCtctcaaactgcagcagcttcgGGTTCTACTGCAACCACCCCCACCAAATCCACGGCTGCCAGTTCTTCCAAGTGTGCTCAAGACTCCACTAAATCAAATGTCTTGAAACCTACAGACACGACATTCAACTGTACTAGACCTAACACATCGGGAAAAACGACCAAAAAATATACAGCAGCCTGTTCTAAACTGACACAAGCCACCTCTGCTTCTAGAGCGAGCATATCCAACTTGAAATGCGCAACACTGACGAAACCATTGGAAAGCACAACTGGAGCTGCGTCCAAAAACACAGCGACCTCATGTAAAACTGTGCCCAACTCTCAAACAGGATCCACCATTGTGCCTGGAGCCACTGGTAGAACTTTGCATTCTGAAATGGCGTCAAAATTTACAGCTGCATTTCAAACTACAGTGACAAACGCAGTTGCTGATGCAGAGGCCCAAACATCAGTTAAATCTGAAAATACTGACGTCTCTGCCAACACTGTGCATATGAAGAATGCAATGCATGGAAATGCTTATGTTGCACCACATATTCAAAAGAGTCATCCAACAGCCGCTCCCCACCTGACCACAGCCACATCTGTCATGTCTGAACACAAGAATCCACCCACTGAGCTGTCAAATACCCCCACAACCAAGATTAAGCCAAAAGAAAACCCTCATAAAGTTG GCCTAAACCAGCTTATTACAGTGACTTGTGAAAATAGGCAGCAAGTCTACTGTCAGCTGTGTTCAGTCAGGTTGAGACGGTCAAGTCACCCCTCCAGCATTAGCCACCAGTATAAATATGTG GAAAAGATGTACCCAGGGTGCCCTAccaagcagctggaggagagtaAATGGGAGAAGATAGTTGCAAACTTGGCTGAGGTTGAGAAGGATGTAGGAATTCCGAAGGTCCAG AGAATTGAAGTGACGAATGACGTGTATGAAGAGCTGGCTGCTCTCCCGGAGGACAAAG CTATAGAAAAACTGAATACAATGCGAAAACAGACCGACCTGCAGGTTCCGTCATCCTCCACAGATGGTCCTGCAGAGGCTTTAAGGCCAAAATTTGCCTTCAACAGTCCATGTGACGTTTCAAGCTCAGATGATG gtaTTTAtttgtcacagactgaaacaccAGGACTTCTGACTAACAACCAACAAGATCAGGACAACATCTGTATACCAg CTCTTAATTCAGAAATGAAATCCATTGTGAAAGATGAAGCAGCTCAGGGTTGGACTAATGAAGGCCTAGAAGCTAATGTCCGGACTCCAGAGCCCATCCCTGCTCATAGCATTCGAGATGCAGACATAGCAG CCACTATCAAACAGGAAAAATTTGACCCAGATGAGGAGGCCCAGGCTCATGTTGAAGACACACCTATAATCCGGAGTCCTG TCCAAGTGGACAAACCTCATGGTTGTGCAGATCCTCTCGCCACTGACTCGGAAGAATCCGCAG CTGCAGTGAACACCGAACAGCAGAACGAATCAACACCCAGCCTCAAAACAGAACATGTATCAACACCAGAACATTCACCACCAGGACCCGGGCAGCACAATGAATCACCAGTGCTCCCAAGCATTTCAGCAG tcaCAGGAGAGAAGAGTTGCAGCTATTTGTCCAGATACTTGAGCGTGTGTGGACAGGACACTGAAACAATCATAG GTCTACGCAGTGTGTGGGAGTGTCGAGGGATCTCTCTAAGCCCGTTCTACTTGTGTGAGAGCTGCAAGGAGACACTCTCCACCTATGACATCCAACAACACATGCTCAGTCCTGAACACTGGGCCGAATACATG TTGATGGACTATCCTCACTTCATGGACTTCTGGTACTATAAGGATCTTCGCCAAGAGTGGAAACTGACAGTTTTGAAGGGCGTTGCCCAGCGAGTCTCAATAAGGGAGCGCCATTACAAGTTCGAAGCTCAG GTTATCCTGCTGGGACCCGAGCTGTATGAACGTGTGCAGACGGCTCCATTCAGTGAAG CTTTACAAATGGTACAAAACATCAGGAAAGAACAGGAACAGAGCATTCTGTGTCGTCCCATGAGTACTGCACAACAAAGCA ATGAACAGCCTGAGAAACCGCAGATTCGAGAGGAATCTCTCCCAGCTGAGGCCCTTCGGAGAGGTGACAACg gagcaagagaaaaaacagaaacgcatcattttggaaatgaaaCTGTGATGGATGGAGATTTGGATGGGGTCGAACGTAGGACAGCCCTGAGTCCTCTGGATGTGTGTAATGTCCCCTTAAAGGCTGGTTCTCTTGTCTCTCCGGCCCCTGGTGTTGGCACGTGTCTCGTTCCCCAAGAGTCCTGCATGGAACTCAGACCACCAGTCTCTCTGCGCCACAGGCcggtgaaacaggaagaagtgCTCTCAGAATGCGAGTCTTTCCATACCGTTTGTCCTAAATCCACTCAAACCCTGACATTGTATGTCAAAGATGAATGCACTCCAACCAGAAAAAGGCCAGCTGATGCATCTATTGAAACACTGGTCAGACATTGCACCAGTAACCCCCAACTCGAGCGTCCTTTGCAAGACAAAAACGCAGACGGCTTACGGCACAGTCAGCCTAGCCCCGAACCAGATCCAGAGTCCTCTCCTGATAATGCTGCCGTAACCTCTATCCCTTTGTcccaaaatgagaaaaaaacaggacctGGATCAGACAACTGCAGCACATCCATTGTAGACTTTGACGCCTTAATAAGTCTTGTGAAACAAGTAAAATCTAAGATAAATGTGTCCTCTTGTAAGTCAGCTCCACATAATGCTGAGACCACTACCTCTCGCGCTAACACTCCGTCCGAAAGTGTTGTGGAAAGGAGACCAAAAAATCCACCCACCACCAAATCGCTGAAGAGGATGTCTACAACAGCACCTGCTGGACAAGCCCCGGCAGGCGGCACCATATCACCCTCTGTCGGCACTGCTGTCCCGAGCGAAGTACAGCACCAGACAAGTGTCAATGCTCAGAACAGCTTTGGAAATGTGAGCAATCTCCAGGCTCGTCTCACTTGTGTGGCCACAAACAGTAACGTGGGTCAGGCATCGGAGCCACGCGGCAACACAGAGACCGACCCCACTGTTTTTTGTCTAATGCCCATTAAACCCATCGTATCTACCAGGCCAGACCCCACTGACCAGCAAATTGTGCGTGGCTTTAAAAGACAGGACCACTCTGAGGTGTCCAGAGTCATTCAAGATGCTCACAGTTCCTGCACAGTCGAAACTGCAAACCCCAGTAACACCCTTGCAGCTTCAGGAGCGCATGGCCAGTACAGCCAAATGGCTTATCTCACAAATGAATATCGAGGTCACCTTTCTTCTAAGACTTTTGCTGGTTACACGACACCAGGCAACCCACCTGCTTACACTCTGGGTTTATATCAACAAAAAGGGTACGCCGCAAATGGGCTCTACACGGGTCAGTTATACCAAGAGCAGGAAGCAAGACTACGTTTGCAGTCATTTGGACACAGTTTAGCAACCCCAACTCCTCCAGGATGGCAGAGCCAGgaaatgcagcagcaacagcttcaacaacagcaacagcaacagcatctaaaacagcaggagcagcagctacAACAGCAACTGCAACTGCAACGGCAgcaacagcaggagcagcagctacaacagcaacagcagctgcaacagcagcaacggcagcaacagcagcaacggcagcaacagcagctacaacagcagcagctacaacagcagcagcatcagcagtaCTTCTCATGGACAAGTGCCACCATGGCTGCTCCACATGGCAGAGTGACCAATGATGGTGTCTACGCAGGAGCTGCTCCATTTAGCGTTCCAGGCAACAATTCCCAGATGCCAAACAACCTAAACGGATACAGCACCAACAGAGCTGTTCCAACGCAGACCAGCAACAACATAACACAAAACGCTTACCAGGTTTACATTAGACCGCCAACCTTTTACAATCCTCCTTACAGTCAACAGTGA